In Mangifera indica cultivar Alphonso chromosome 1, CATAS_Mindica_2.1, whole genome shotgun sequence, a single genomic region encodes these proteins:
- the LOC123204854 gene encoding heavy metal-associated isoprenylated plant protein 23-like: protein MGVGGTLEYLSDLIGSGGHKNKKKKKKQLHTVDLKVRMDCDGCERKVKNALSSLSGVKSVEINRKQQKVTVTGYVEANKVLKKAKSTGKKAEIWPYVPYNLVAHPYIAPVYDKKAPPGYVRRVENPATDGTVTTYGSADPYITMFSDDNPNACSIM, encoded by the exons atggGAGTTGGAGGGACCTTGGAGTATTTGTCTGACTTGATAGGAAGTGGTGGCcataaaaacaagaagaagaagaagaaacaattaCACACTGTTGATCTCAAAGTCAGAATGGACTGTGATGGCTGTGAACGCAAGGTCAAGAATGCCCTCTCTTCATTAAGTG GGGTGAAGTCAGTGGAGATAAACAGGAAGCAGCAGAAGGTGACTGTGACAGGATATGTGGAGGCTAACAAGGTGTTGAAGAAGGCAAAATCGACAGGGAAAAAGGCAGAGATATGGCCATATGTGCCATACAATTTGGTAGCTCACCCATACATTGCTCCTGTTTATGACAAGAAGGCTCCTCCTGGTTATGTCAGGAGGGTTGAAAATCCTGCAACTGATGGCACTGTGACAACATATGGCTCTGCAGATCCTTACATCACCATGTTCAGTGATGACAATCCTAATGCTTGCTCTATTATGTAG
- the LOC123215647 gene encoding protein CELLULOSE SYNTHASE INTERACTIVE 1-like, which produces MSLRDRSSSMEDLDGTLASVAQCIEQLRQSSSSVQEKEYNLKQLLELIDTRENAFSAVGSHSQAVPVLVSLLRSGSIGVKIQAANVLGSLCKENELRVKVLLGGCIPPLLGLLKSSSADGQIAAAKTIFAVSQGGAKDHVGSKIFSTEGVVPVLWEQLKNGLKTGNVVDSLLTGALKNLSSSTEGFWAATIQAGGVDILVKLLKSGQPGTQAHVCFLLACMMMEDASVCSRILAAEATKQLLKLLGPGNEPPVRAEAAGAVKSLSAQCKEARREIASSNGIPTLINATIAPSKEFMQGEHAQALQENAMCALANISGGLSNVISSLGQSLESCSSPAQVADTLGALASALMIYDSTAESTRPSDPSIVEQTLVNQFKPKLPFLVQERTIEALASLYGNALLSVKLANSEAKRLLVGLITMATNEVQDELVRALLKLCNTEDSLWRALQGREGIQLLISLLGLSSEQQQECSVALLCLLSNENDESKWAITAAGGIPPLVQILESGSAKAKEDSATILRNLCNHSEDIRACVESADAVPALLWLLKNGSSNGKEIASKTLNHLIHKSDTATISQLTALLTSDLPESKAYILDALRSMLSVVPFNDLLHEGSAANDAVETMIKILGSTKEETQAKSASALAGIFETRRDLRESSIAVKTLSSVMKLLCVESESILEEAAHCLSAIFLSVKENREVAVIARDALSPLVVLANSLVLEVAEQATCALANLILDIEVSEKAVAEEIILPATRVLREGSVSGKTQAAAAIARLLHSRQINSTITDCVNRAGTVLALVSFLESANGGSVAMSEALDALVILSRSAGASGHVKPAWRVLAEFPNSITPIVSSIADATPLLQDKAIEILSRLCRDQPVVLGEKVIDASECISSIAIRMINSTNSKVKIGGAALLICTAKVNHYRMVEDLNQSNSCLHLIQSLVAMLSQVEAFSRDEAVDEKEAISICRNTSEKASYEESETGTAVIYGANLSIWLLSVIACHDGKNKTAIMEAGAVEVLTDRISYCFSHYSQIDYKEDSSIWICALLLAILFQDRDIIRANATMKAIPALANLLKSEEFANRYFAAQAICSLVCNGSRGTLLSVANSGAAGGLIALLGCADDDIQDLLELSEEFALVRYPDQVALERLFRVEDIRVGATSRKSIPALVDLLKPIPDRPGAPFLALGLLTQLAKDCPSNKIVMVESGALEALTKYLSLGPQDATEEAATDLLGLLFSSAEIRRHESAFGAVSQLVAVLRLGGRGARYSAAKALESLFSADHIRNAETARQAVQPLVEILNTGLEREQHAAIAALVRLLSENPSRALAVADVEMNAVDVLCRILSSNCSMELKGDAAELCGVLFGNTRIRSTVAAARCVEPLVSLLVTEFSPAQHSVVRALDKLVDDEQLAELVAAHGAVIPLVGLLYGKNFMLHEAISRALVKLGKDRPGCKMEMVKAGVIESVLDILHEAPDFLCAAFCELFRILTNNAGIAKGPSAAKVVEPLFLLLIRPEFGPDGQHSALQVLVNILEHPQCRADYSLTSHQAIEPLIPLLDSPAPAVQQLAAELLSHLLLEENLLKDPVTQQVIGPLIRVLGSGIHILQQRAVKALVSIALTWPNEIAKEGGVSELSKIILQADPSLPNASWESAASVLSSILQFSSEFYLEVPVAVLVRLLSSGSEGTVVGSLNALLVLESDDGTSAEAMAESGAIEALLELLRSHQCEETAARLLEVLLNNVKIRESKATKSAILPLSQYLLDPQTQAQQARLLATLALGDLFQNESLARSADAVSACRALVNVLEEQPTEEMKVVAICALQNLVMYSRSNKRAVAEAGGVQVVLDLIGSSDPDTSVQAAMFVKLLFSNHTIQEYASSETVRAITAAIEKELWATGTVNEEYLKALNSLFSNFPRLRATEPATLSIPHLVTALKTGSEATQEAALDALFLLRQAWSACPAEVSKAQSVAAADAIPLLQYLIQSAPPRFQEKAEFLLQCLPGTLVVIIKRGNNMKQSVGNPSVYCKLTLGNTPPRQTKIVSTGPNPEWDESFAWSFESPPKGQKLHISCKNKSKMGKSSFGKVTIQIDRVVMLGAVAGEYTLLPESKSGPSRNLEIEFQWSNKQ; this is translated from the exons ATGAGTCTGag AGATCGCAGTAGCAGCATGGAGGATCTGGATGGAACATTAGCAAGTGTTGCACAATGCATTGAGCAGTTGCGGCAGAGTTCTTCATCTGTACAAGAGAAAGAGTATAACCTGAAGCAATTGCTGGAACTCATTGATACTCGTGAAAATGCTTTTAGTGCTGTGGGGTCACACTCTCAGGCAGTTCCAGTACTTGTATCTCTTCTTCGATCAGGATCAATTGGAGTGAAGATACAGGCTGCTAATGTCTTAGGCTCTCTTTGTAAGGAGAATGAATTAAGGGTAAAGGTCTTACTTGGTGGATGCATTCCTCCATTGCTTGGCCTCCTCAAATCCAGCTCAGCAGATGGTCAGATTGCTGCAGCAAAGACAATTTTTGCTGTTTCTCAAGGTGGTGCAAAGGATCATGTTGGATCCAAAATATTTTCCACTGAAGGAGTAGTGCCGGTGTTATGGGAGCAGCTTAAAAATGGCCTCAAGACTGGAAACGTGGTTGATAGCTTACTAACAGGAGCATTAAAGAATCTCTCTAGCAGCACTGAGGGATTTTGGGCTGCAACAATACAAGCTGGAGGAGTGGATATACTTGTGAAGTTACTCAAATCAGGACAACCCGGCACTCAAGCTCATGTTTGCTTTCTTCTTGCATGTATGATGATGGAAGATGCATCTGTTTGCTCCAGGATCTTAGCTGCAGAAGCTACAAAACAGCTCCTCAAGCTGTTAGGACCTGGTAATGAACCTCCTGTTAGAGCAGAAGCTGCAGGTGCTGTTAAGTCTCTCTCTGCCCAGTGTAAAGAAGCGAGGCGTGAAATAGCCAGTTCAAATGGTATTCCTACTCTGATAAATGCTACAATAGCTCCTTCTAAAGAATTCATGCAAGGTGAGCATGCCCAAGCCTTGCAGGAGAATGCAATGTGTGCTCTGGCAAACATTTCTGGTGGCTTGTCCAATGTCATCTCAAGTCTTGGCCAAAGCCTTGAATCATGCTCTTCACCTGCTCAGGTTGCTGACACATTAGGGGCTTTGGCTTCAGCTCTTATGATATATGACAGCACAGCTGAATCTACTAGACCATCTGACCCTTCAATTGTTGAGCAGACTTTGGTCAACCAGTTCAAGCCAAAATTACCATTTCTTGTACAGGAGCGCACCATAGAAGCTCTAGCCAGTTTGTATGGGAATGCATTACTCTCTGTTAAACTTGCAAATTCTGAAGCAAAACGGTTACTTGTTGGCTTGATCACAATGGCAACCAATGAAGTTCAGGATGAGCTTGTAAGAGCTCTCCTCAAACTTTGCAATACTGAGGATAGTCTATGGCGTGCCCTCCAAGGTCGTGAGGGGATTCAGCTGTTGATATCCCTTCTTGGACTTTCATCAGAACAACAACAAGAATGTTCAGTTGCATTGCTTTGCCTCTTATCTAACGAAAACGATGAAAGTAAGTGGGCCATCACTGCTGCTGGTGGCATACCTCCACTTGTTCAAATTCTGGAGTCGGGTTCTGCAAAAGCCAAGGAAGACTCTGCTACCATTCTTAGGAATCTATGCAATCACAGTGAAGATATACGTGCATGCGTTGAAAGTGCTGATGCTGTTCCTGCATTACTATGGCTACTGAAAAATGGGAGTTCCAACGGGAAAGAAATTGCTTCAAAGACTTTAAACCACCTAATCCATAAATCTGATACAGCAACTATCAGTCAGCTCACTGCCTTATTAACTAGTGATTTACCTGAATCTAAAGCTTACATTTTAGATGCTCTAAGAAGTATGTTGTCTGTGGTTCCCTTCAATGATTTATTACATGAGGGCAGTGCTGCAAATGATGCAGTTGAGACAATGATTAAAATATTGGGCTCTACTAAAGAAGAGACTCAGGCTAAGTCGGCTTCAGCTCTAGCTGGGATTTTTGAAACTCGGAGGGACTTGCGTGAAAGTAGCATTGCTGTGAAAACACTTAGTTCTGTGATGAAGCTACTATGTGTTGAGTCTGAAAGCATCTTAGAAGAGGCTGCTCATTGCCTTTCTGCAATATTTCTTTCAGTCAAGGAGAACCGAGAAGTAGCTGTTATTGCTCGAGATGCACTGTCTCCCCTTGTTGTTCTTGCTAATTCTTTAGTTCTGGAAGTTGCAGAGCAGGCAACTTGTGCTCTGGCAAATCTGATTTTAGATATTGAGGTTTCAGAGAAAGCTGTAGCAGAGGAAATCATTTTGCCTGCTACCAGGGTTTTGCGTGAAGGCTCTGTTTCTGGAAAAACACAAGCAGCTGCTGCAATTGCCCGGCTGCTGCATTCGCGCCAGATTAATTCCACCATAACAGATTGTGTAAACCGTGCTGGAACTGTTCTTGCTTTGGTGTCTTTTCTTGAATCTGCTAATGGTGGATCTGTTGCAATGTCAGAGGCTCTTGATGCTCTCGTCATTCTGTCAAGGTCAGCAGGTGCTAGTGGACATGTGAAACCTGCCTGGAGAGTTTTAGCTGAGTTTCCAAACAGCATAACTCCAATAGTTTCTTCCATTGCTGATGCGACACCCTTGTTGCAGGATAAAGCTATTGAAATATTGTCACGACTTTGCCGAGATCAACCTGTAGTTTTAGGAGAAAAAGTTATTGATGCCTCTGAATGTATCTCATCAATTGCTATAAGAATGATCAATTCCACAAACTCAAAGGTCAAAATTGGGGGAGCTGCACTTCTTATATGCACAGCAAAAGTTAATCACTATAGAATGGTGGAGGATCTTAATCAATCAAACTCATGTCTTCATCTTATTCAATCCCTCGTTGCAATGCTCAGCCAAGTTGAGGCCTTTTCAAGAGATGAAGCTGTTGATGAAAAGGAGGCCATTAGCATCTGCAGGAATACTTCAGAGAAAGCCAGTTATGAGGAATCTGAGACAGGCACAGCTGTTATTTATGGTGCCAACTTATCTATTTGGCTTCTCTCTGTTATTGCTTGCCATGATGGAAAGAACAAAACGGCAATAATGGAGGCCGGTGCGGTGGAAGTTCTTACTGACagaatttcatattgtttttcaCATTACAGTCAG ATTGATTACAAAGAAGATAGCAGCATATGGATTTGTGCTTTACTGCTTGCCATTCTATTTCAAGATAGAGATATCATACGAGCAAATGCAACCATGAAAGCCATTCCAGCGCTCGCAAATTTGTTGAAGTCAGAGGAATTTGCAAACAGATATTTTGCTGCACAAGCAATTTGCAGCCTAGTCTGTAATGGTAGCAGGGGAACTCTTCTATCTGTTGCAAATTCTGGGGCAGCAGGTGGGCTTATTGCCTTACTTGGCTGTGCTGATGATGATATACAAGACCTTCTGGAATTGTCAGAGGAGTTTGCTTTGGTGCGATATCCAGATCAAGTAGCTCTTGAGAGGTTGTTTAGAGTTGAAGACATTAGGGTTGGCGCTACCTCTCGAAAATCAATACCTGCCCTTGTTGATTTGCTTAAACCAATTCCAGATCGTCCTGGAGCACCTTTCCTAGCACTTGGCCTTCTTACTCAGCTTGCCAAAGACTGTCCGTCAAATAAGATTGTAATGGTAGAATCTGGGGCTCTGGAAGCACTTACAAAGTATCTTTCACTTGGCCCTCAAGATGCAACTGAGGAAGCCGCTACAGATCTGTTAGGGCTTCTATTCAGCAGTGCTGAGATTAGGAGGCATGAATCTGCATTTGGTGCTGTCAGTCAACTTGTAGCTGTTCTACGTTTAGGTGGAAGAGGTGCAAGATACAGTGCTGCCAAAGCATTGGAAAGTCTATTTTCTGCTGACCATATAAGGAATGCTGAAACTGCAAGGCAAGCTGTTCAACCGTTGGTGGAGATTCTTAATACTGGTTTGGAGAGAGAGCAGCATGCTGCTATTGCTGCATTGGTCAGATTATTGAGTGAAAACCCATCTAGAGCCCTTGCAGTTGCAGATGTTGAAATGAATGCAGTTGATGTCCTTTGCAGGATCCTTTCATCTAATTGTTCAATGGAGCTGAAGGGGGATGCTGCAGAGCTCTGTGGTGTTCTTTTTGGAAATACAAGAATTAGGTCCACAGTAGCTGCAGCGCGATGTGTTGAGCCTCTTGTCTCTCTTCTTGTCACTGAGTTCAGTCCTGCTCAGCATTCAGTTGTTCGTGCACTAGATAAACTTGTCGACGATGAGCAACTTGCAGAATTAGTTGCTGCACATGGAGCTGTTATTCCTCTTGTTGGCCTTCTCtatggtaaaaatttcatgCTTCATGAGGCCATTTCTAGAGCTCTTGTAAAGCTAGGAAAGGATAGACCTGGTTGTAAAATGGAAATGGTGAAAGCTGGTGTAATTGAAAGTGTTCTTGATATCCTCCACGAAGCGCCGGATTTTCTATGTGCTGCATTTTGTGAATTGTTCCGAATATTAACCAATAATGCAGGCATTGCTAAGGGACCATCTGCTGCAAAAGTTGTGGAGCCTCTTTTCTTGTTGCTTATTAGACCAGAATTTGGGCCTGATGGACAGCATAGTGCATTGCAGGTTCTTGTTAATATCCTGGAACATCCGCAGTGTCGGGCTGATTATTCACTGACCTCTCACCAGGCTATTGAGCCTCTTATCCCCTTGCTTGATTCTCCAGCTCCAGCAGTGCAGCAGTTGGCCGCAGAGCTTCTGTCACATCTACTGTTGGAAGAAAATCTCTTGAAGGATCCGGTGACGCAGCAAGTAATTGGTCCTCTCATTCGGGTTCTTGGTTCTGGCATACACATTTTGCAGCAGAGAGCTGTAAAGGCTCTTGTTAGTATTGCACTAACATGGCCAAATGAGATTGCAAAAGAAGGTGGTGTCAGTGAACTGTCTAAAATAATATTGCAAGCTGATCCATCCCTCCCAAATGCCTCGTGGGAATCTGCTGCTTCTGTTTTATCCAGTATTTTGCAATTTAGTTCTGAATTTTATTTGGAAGTGCCTGTTGCGGTGTTGGTAAGGCTTCTCTCTTCTGGCTCAGAGGGCACAGTTGTCGGTTCATTGAATGCTCTTCTTGTGTTGGAAAGTGACGACGGAACCAGTGCTGAAGCAATGGCTGAAAGTGGTGCCATAGAAGCTTTGCTAGAACTTCTCCGATCTCATCAGTGTGAGGAAACAGCAGCAAGGCTTCTGGAAGTTTTACTTAACAATGTTAAGATCAGAGAATCAAAAGCTACAAAATCTGCAATTTTACCACTATCCCAATACCTCTTGGATCCACAAACTCAAGCTCAGCAAGCAAGGTTATTGGCAACCTTAGCTCTTGGTGATCTATTTCAAAACGAGAGCCTTGCTCGAAGTGCTGATGCAGTTTCAGCTTGTCGTGCATTAGTCAATGTTCTTGAGGAGCAACCTACTGAAGAAATGAAAGTGGTGGCTATATGTGCTTTGCAAAACCTTGTCATGTACAGTCGATCAAATAAGAGAGCAGTGGCAGAGGCTGGAGGTGTTCAGGTTGTACTGGATTTGATTGGTTCAAGTGATCCAGATACATCTGTTCAGGCCGCAATGTTTGTTAAGCTTCTCTTTTCAAATCATACCATTCAGGAGTATGCCTCAAGTGAAACAGTCAGAGCTATAACGG CGGCTATTGAAAAGGAATTGTGGGCAACTGGGACTGTGAATGAGGAGTATCTAAAAGCTCTAAATTCTTTATTTAGCAACTTTCCTCGTTTGAGAGCCACTGAGCCGGCAACATTAAGTATACCCCATTTGGTTACTGCACTCAAGACTGGTTCAGAGGCAACTCAAGAAGCTGCCTTGGATGCACTTTTTCTTCTCAGACAAGCTTGGTCAGCATGCCCAGCTGAAGTTTCAAAAGCTCAGTCAGTTGCTGCTGCTGATGCAATTCCGTTGCTTCAATACTTAATTCAGTCTGCTCCTCCTAGATTTCAGGAGAAGGCTGAATTTCTGCTGCAGTGTTTGCCAGGAACATTAGTCGTTATAATCAAGCGTGGAAACAATATGAAGCAGTCAGTTGGAAACCCCAGCGTTTACTGCAAGCTTACCCTTGGCAACACTCCACCAAGGCAAACCaag ATTGTGTCAACTGGTCCTAATCCTGAGTGGGATGAGAGCTTTGCATGGTCCTTTGAGAGTCCTCCAAAAGGCCAGAAACTTCACATTTCTTGCAAGAACAAGAGTAAAATGGGGAAG AGTTCTTTTGGTAAAGTAACCATCCAAATAGATCGAGTCGTGATGCTTGGAGCCGTTGCTGGTGAATATACGCtattgccggaaagcaagagtGGTCCATCCCGGAATCTGGAAATAGAATTCCAATGGTCCAATAAGCAATAA